The nucleotide window CAGCAGCGTGAACGAGTACCTAGACTCGGTGCGCGAGGTCGAGCGGCGGTTGCAGGTGGCGGAACGGCAGGGGCGCGAGTCCGTGCTGGAGCTTCCCGACCGCCCGGTCGGGGCCCCGGAGTCGTACGACGAGCACGCCCGGCTGATGTTCGACCTGGTGGCCTTGGCGTTCCGGGCCGACATCACGCGCGTCTTCGTGTTGACGCTCGGCAAGGAGCAGACCAACCGCGCCTATCCGGAGCTGGGCGTCAACGGCGCCCACCACGCGGTGTCGCATCACCAGCACGACCCGCTGAAGTTCGAGCAGGGCCACAAGATCAACCAGTACCACATCGGTCTGACCGCCCATTTCCTGAAGGCGCTGAAAGCGACGCCCGACGGAGAAGGCAACCTGCTGGACCACTCGCTCGTGCTCCACGGCGGCGGAATCAGCGACGCGAACGAGCACTCGCACATCGACCTGCCGCTGGTCCTGGTCGGCGGGGCGGGCGGGGTCAAGGGCGGCAAGATCCTGCGGCACTCGAAGGACACGCCGATGAACAACCTGCTGCTGGCGATGCTGGAGCGGGCCGGCGTGCAAACGGACAAGTTCGGCGACGCCACGGGCAGGCTGCCGCTGGAGCCGCTCTCCGGCGTGTAGCGGGCCGTCGCGAATCGCTCACGGCGAGCCGGTCGGCGCCGCAGCGTGACGGCGCCGGCCGGCTCTTCGCCTGTACGAAGCTGCGGCCGTCGGCGGCGAGCCCCCGCCCGCCGGAGCGACGGCGGGCAGTGGTTCTCCGGTGCTCACACGAGCGGCTTGGTGTCCACGGTCACGGTCAGCACGTCGAGATCGTAGAACTGCTCGTGCCGCACTTCCTTCGCCACGTGGCGCAGGATGCGCGGCCCCACGTCCCTGAGCACCGAGTACTCCTCGTGCTCTTCGTCCAGCGCGTCGAGTCGGGCTTCCAGGTTGGCGCTGTCGGGGCCGCTCGCGAGCTCGATCTGCAGAAGGTCGTCCACCGGCCTCACTGCGACGCGGATCGGATGCGACTTCGACTCGGCCTGTCGGTCGAGCAGATACTGGAACGCTTCCTCGCCCGCCAGCTCGAGACGGCTGGTGGCGACGTCGTCCCAACCGGCGCGTTCCGCGGCGGCGTCCAGCACGGCGCGCAGCTTCGACTGCGACCGTACGCTCGGCTCCAGCACGATGTGTGGGCCGCGCTGTCCGAGGGACACGAGCAGGGTGAGGGCCATGGCGACGATGCCGCCGGCCGCCATGCCGTTGTCGAGCACGCCCCTGGACCATTCGGGCAGGTGGTCCGGGAAGATGACGCCGTACTGGAAGCCCAGGCCCATCCAGAACGAGATGCAGACGATGAGGCCCTTCTCGTAGTCGAACCCGCCCGTGGTGACCATGCGCACGCCCTGCCGGAACAGCAGGACGATGAAAATGAAGATGTACGCGCCGGCGACCGGGTCGGGTACTACCTGCAGCACCGCCGCGATCTTGGGTACGAACGCCGCCAGAACGATCATGATCCCGGCGTAGAGAGCGACGCGCCGCGCGGCCACGCCGGTCAGGTCGGCGATGGAGATGCTGCTGGAGTACGTCGTGTTCGGCACGGTACCGGCGAGGCCGGAGAGCAGGTTGCCGACGCCGTCCGCGTTCAACGCCCGTTGAACCACCTTGAAGTCCACCGGCACCGGGGTGCGGTGGGACACGCGCTGTATCGCGATGGCGTCGCCGTAGGTCTCGATGGCGCCGATGATCGTGACGATGATGAAGGGGACGAGCAAGCCGAAGAACCGCGCATCGAGCGACAGGTCCAGTCCGGGCCAGCCGGTCCGCGGCAGGCCGAACCAGCCGGCGTTCAGCAGCGGCGCCCAGTCGAGGATTCCGGCCAGGCCGGCGACTGAGGTTCCCACCAGAATGCCGATGAACGGGGCCCACAGGCGGGTCGCGCCGCGGGCGTAGAGCGACACCAGGGTGATGGCCGCGAAGGTCGCGAAGGCTACCAGCGGTCCGCTCATGGACAGGCGGTCGATGCCGGGGGGAACGCCGGCCAGCAGATCGGTCGTAATGGGAAAGACGTTGACGGCGAGCAGCATGATCACCGTACCGCCGACCGTCGGCGTGATGAGCCGGCGGAAGAACGACAACCGTGCGGAAAAGAAGAACTGCACCAGCGCCGAGGCGGCCACGAGCGTCCCCAGCAGCGGCAGGCCGCCGGTGGCCACCGCCGCCGCCGAAACGCCGATGAAGGCCCCTGACGTGCCCATGTAGAGGGGATAGCCGGCGCCTATCGGTCCTGCCGGTCGGGCCTGCAGGATGGTCGAGAGGCCGCTGACGGCCAGGGCCGCGAACACCGCCCACTCCAGTCCCTCCGGGTAGCCCGCCGCGTTCAGCACGATGATCGGGACGAGAATGATCCCGGTCAGGACGAGGGTGACGACCTGCAGACTGAGGCCGATCGTCAGTCCCTCCGACGGTGTTTCGTCCACCGCGTACCGCAGGCGGGAATTCGAGGTCGATGCATCACTTGCGCTCATCGAGTGGCAGCTCCGTTCACGTGTGCGCCGCAGTGCGCTTGCGGACGGTTCGAGAGTCGTGGGAACTATAGCGCAACGGGTTGGCACGTATGGCGCAACCTGGACTCCCGTCAAGCGCACCACGGCGCACGGTCAATCAACGAGCGGGTGCCGAGATCGACACATCCCTGCCGTATCGTCGACTCTGGTACGCCTCGTGCGTTCATGCACCCGACAGCGGCGTTGCGGCTGCATGGCCGAGTTGCCATGTAGAGTACCAGTGATGATCGACCGCATCGTCGTCGAGAACTTCAAGAGCCTGCGGCGGGTGGATCTGCGCCTGGGGCGAATGAACCTGTTCGTCGGCGCCAATGCCAGCGGCAAGTCGAACTTCCTCGACCTGCTCCGCGTGCTGCAGGGTATCGGCAACGGCTTCACCATCAGCGAGATTCTGGACGGCAAGCCGCGGAGCGCGACCAGCGCGGTGTGGGACGGCATCCGCGGCGGAAGCCGCCGGGCCTGCTTCGCGAGTGCCGCCGAGGGCCTCGGCGGCGGTGACGTGACCATCGAGGTGCATGGCAGGTTCGCGGGTGGCCCTGATTCGCCCCGGGTCGGAGTGCAGGAGCCGGATTCCCAGGGTGAGCTCGCATCGAATTGGGAACTCTTGATCGCATTCTCGCCGACGACGAGGGGCGTGACCCGAGAGCGCTTCAAGGTGGACACTGTCATCTACGACACCGATCGCGTCGAGGGCTTCTCGGAGAAGGACGCGAAGCTACGGATCTGGTGCCCGGTCGAAGGCTCACAAGGCTGGTCCGTGGAGTTGCAGCGCACAAGTCCCGCATTGGGGCAGCTCCAGCGAAGAGTGTGGCGCCTCGATTCCGGGCTAAGAGACGGTGCGTCATCGGAGCAGTCGGAAGAAGCGTGTGGAGCTTGCCGGTACCTCGCTCGCGGGGTGGCCAGGTTGCTGGCGAACATCCAACCGATAGAGCCTGAATTGTCGATGCTGCGCGCCTATTCGCAGGTTGCCGAGGTGCAGCGCATGGGCGAACGCGGCGAGGACTTCGCGGCCCTCGTTCAGACCCTATGTAAGGACGACAGGACGAAGGACGCCTACCTGTCCTGGCTTCGCCAGCTTCGTCCCGAGGAGGTCGATGACGTCGGCGTGCGGCAGGGCGCCATGGGCGAGCCGCTGTTCGTATTGAAGGAGAACGGCCGGGAGTTCCCCGCGGCAATCCTCAGCGACGGCACCCTGCGCTTCGCGGCGCTCGCGGCCGCGTTCTTCCAGCCGGACATGCCCGATCTGATGACGATAGAAGAGATCGAGAACGGGATTCACGCGAATCGTGCGCGACTGCTGCTGGAACTGCTGCGCAGCCAGTCTGCGGCGGCGAATACGCAGGTGGTCGCAACGACACATTCGGCGGCGGTGCTCGACTGGCTTGAGGAAGAGGACTATCGGACGACGTTCGTCTGCAGGCGGGACGAGGAGACGGGCGAGTCGCGGATTCGTGCGCTGGCGGACGTGCCGCGTTTCATCGACGTTGTGAAGAGGAAGCCGGTTTCCGAGCTGCTCTCGGAGGGCTGGCTGGAAGCGGCGCTGTGAGCTTCCGCGTACTCGTCATCCCGGAAGATCCGACTTGGAACGGGTACATCCTGAAGCCCCTGACCAAGAAGTTGATGGAGAGCGCGGGGAAAACCCAAGGCCAGGATAGAAGTGCTGTCCAAGCCGCACCTCCGCGGCTATGCGGACGCGCTGCGGGCCATTCGTGAGGAACTTCCCGACGGCTACGGATTTCTTCGACCTCTGGTTGTTCTTTCCTGACGCCGACCGCGCGGGGGAAGACGCAATGGCACGCCTGGAGGCTGACATCCAAGCCAGAGGTATCGCGCTGCTCTGCTGTCCCGCAGAGCCGGAGGTCGAGATCTACGTCTGCGTCGGGTTTCAGGACGATCTGCCGGGCGGTTGGCAGGATGCTCGCAGGCATCCTCGGATGAAGGAGGAAGTCTTCGGGCCGCTGCTGCAGAGGCACGGCGATCCAAGGCGGGCGGGCGGCGGCAGAGACCAGATGATCGAGAGGTCGCTTCAGAACCTGCAACGGCTGTTTCAGTTGTGTCCCGAGACGCAGCGGCTGCGAGATCGGATCGCGGCGCACGTCGAGGCGGCTGATGCATAATTGCAGCGATGACCATGAAGATTCCCACGTTGCGGTGCCTCGTTTTCCTCGTGACGGTCTCGGTGCTCGGCACCGCCGCGGCCGCCGCCCAGGACCTGCGGATCGTGACCGCCGCCGCGGATCAGGACCGGGAGGCGGTGCTCGCGCTCCTCGATGAGGGGATCGACGTCAACACGGCACGGCCCGACGGCGTGACCGCACTGCTCTGGGCGGCGCACCGGGACGACGTCGAGCTGGCGGAGCGGTTGCTCGCCGCCGGTGCCGACGTGAACGCGTCCGACGACCACGGCGTGACCGCTCTGGAGCGCGCGGCCGAGAACGCGAGCGTCGCCATGGTCGAGACGCTGTTGGCGGCGGGCGCCGACGTCGACGCGGCGCAGACCAGCGGGCTCACCCCCCTGATGACCGCTGCGCGAACCGGCGGCGCCGATGTGGTGCGCCGGCTCATCGCGGGCGGGGCGGACGCCAACGCCGCGGTGACCGCGACCGGGAGCACGGCGCTGATGTGGGCGGTCTCGGAACGGCATCCCGAGGTCGTGCGGCTGCTGCTCGCCGCGGGCGCCGACCCGCGCGCCTCGACGCTAAAGGGGTTCACGCCGCTGATGTACGCGGCCCGCAACGGCGACATCGCCGCCGCGGCGACGCTCATCGCGGCCGGCAGCGACGTCAACGAGCCGAGCGCCGACGGCACTCACGTGCTGCCGTTCTCGATAGTCAGCGGCCAGGACGCGTTCGCCCTGTACCTGCTGGACCAGGGCGCCGACCCCAACGGCGAGATGGGCGGCGTCTCCGCCCTGCACGCGGCGGCCGGCAACGTCAGTCCGTGGCTTCTCGAGTGGTATCGCCGCCACGGCCGCAACCGTCTCTATGCCGGTCTCGGGGGCGTGCGGTTGAGCGCGGCTCGCCGCCTTGCCCTGGTGGAGGCGCTGCTCGAGCGCGGGGCCGATCCGAACGGCCGGATCACCGCGTGGGCGATGATCATGAACTACATCGGCTATCCGCGTAAGGGCGCCTTCGAACCCTTCGCCTGCGGTACCGGCGACCTTCGCGGCGCGACCCCGCTATGGGTGGCGGCCTACGACATGAACGGCGCGCGGGGGCAGGCACACGTCTTCGCGGTGATGCCGAGCGCTACGACGACCGGCGTCGAGGTCATGCGGGCGTTGCTCGATGCGGGCGCCGACCTGCACCTGACGACCAGTGACGGGACGACTCCCCTGATGGCGGCGGCGGGTCTCGGCCCCGCCACCTACACGCCGCGCGAGCCCCGCGGCGTGCGAGCCCGCAGCTCGGAGCGCGCGGTCGAGTTCCTGCACCGCGCCGGCGCGGACATCAACGCCACCAACGAGGCGAACTTCACGGCGCTTCACGGCGCGGCGTTCCGCGGCATGAACGAGGTCATCGAGTACCTGGTGCAGAATGGCGCGGACATCGACGCCCGCGACTTCCGGGGCAGGACCGCCTACCGCATGGCCGAGGGCTCGAAGCAGTCGTTCCAGTTCCAGAGCTGGCCCGAGACGGCGGCGCTCCTCGCCCGGCTGGGGGCCAACACCGAGCTCGGGATCCCCGGCACGGTCCAGGAACGGCTGCGCGACATCCCGGTCGACGCCGCGAACGACCAGCCGTGACGCTGCGCGCAACGGGACGACCAAAGAAGGCGCCGCCCGGCTATCCGTGGGAGGTGGTCGGCAGCACGCCGTACGCCGAGTCGTTCGACCTCGTGGCGGCCGACGACAACCTGAGCCGCGCCACGATCGAGGGCTGGGTCCAGCGTGCCACTGCCGAGGCCTTGTTCGAGATGGCGGGGCTCGACTTCGAGGAGGCGAAGCAGCAGGCGGCCTACCGCACGTTCGAGCCCATTCCGCTCGGGGTGACCGGGTCGCTGCGGATTCGGAACGAGCTGCGGCGCATCGACTCGCAGAACGTCATTGCGAAGATCGAGGGCAGCGGGGCCCCCGACGAGGTCGTCATGTACGTCGCCCACTGGGACCACATGGGCGTCGACCCGAGCCTGGAAGGCGATCAGATCTTCAACGGGGCGGCCGACAACGCCACCGGCACCGCCGGGCTCATCGAGATCGCGCGCGCGTTCACCCATGCGGAGGAGCCGCCGCGCCGGTCGATTCTGTTCCTCGCGGTGACGGCCGAGGAGCAGGGCCTGCTCGGATCGCGGCACTACGGGGAGAACCCGCTCTACCCGGCCGCGCAGACCGTCGCCGCGATCAATATGGACGTCCTCAACCAGTGGGGTCGGACGCGCGACATGACCATCGTCGGGGTGGGCCAGTCGGAGCTGGACGACGTGGCCGCCGACGTGGCCGCGCGCCTCGGACGCACCCTGGCGCCGGATCCGGAACCGGAGAAGG belongs to Acidobacteriota bacterium and includes:
- a CDS encoding AAA family ATPase → MIGTRMIPVRTRVTTCRLRPIVSPSDGVSSTAYRRREFEVDASLALIEWQLRSRVRRSALADGSRVVGTIAQRVGTYGATWTPVKRTTAHGQSTSGCRDRHIPAVSSTLVRLVRSCTRQRRCGCMAELPCRVPVMIDRIVVENFKSLRRVDLRLGRMNLFVGANASGKSNFLDLLRVLQGIGNGFTISEILDGKPRSATSAVWDGIRGGSRRACFASAAEGLGGGDVTIEVHGRFAGGPDSPRVGVQEPDSQGELASNWELLIAFSPTTRGVTRERFKVDTVIYDTDRVEGFSEKDAKLRIWCPVEGSQGWSVELQRTSPALGQLQRRVWRLDSGLRDGASSEQSEEACGACRYLARGVARLLANIQPIEPELSMLRAYSQVAEVQRMGERGEDFAALVQTLCKDDRTKDAYLSWLRQLRPEEVDDVGVRQGAMGEPLFVLKENGREFPAAILSDGTLRFAALAAAFFQPDMPDLMTIEEIENGIHANRARLLLELLRSQSAAANTQVVATTHSAAVLDWLEEEDYRTTFVCRRDEETGESRIRALADVPRFIDVVKRKPVSELLSEGWLEAAL
- a CDS encoding M28 family peptidase, whose translation is MTLRATGRPKKAPPGYPWEVVGSTPYAESFDLVAADDNLSRATIEGWVQRATAEALFEMAGLDFEEAKQQAAYRTFEPIPLGVTGSLRIRNELRRIDSQNVIAKIEGSGAPDEVVMYVAHWDHMGVDPSLEGDQIFNGAADNATGTAGLIEIARAFTHAEEPPRRSILFLAVTAEEQGLLGSRHYGENPLYPAAQTVAAINMDVLNQWGRTRDMTIVGVGQSELDDVAADVAARLGRTLAPDPEPEKGFLLPVGPLFVRQGGHPRVLRRPRRGVHRQAGGLRHREAHGVHGERLPQGVGRGEARLGPVGGARGPDVHVPHGRPARGDRRVAGVERDQRVPGDQGGAAAAVGTGAPTGTA